A region of the Mytilus galloprovincialis chromosome 1, xbMytGall1.hap1.1, whole genome shotgun sequence genome:
ataggATGATTCAGATTTAGCATTACTCCATATCAGCATTTTAATAATAGATTACCCATTCAGACTAATCACTTTCGTTCTACTGTCTTGATTCAAGAATTCATAAAAACTTTTAAGAGATATACAGGGATAAtctgttatatttaacattgtcaaatTTTGGGGAGGGGCGCTACATGTGATGATGAAATATTACAATGAAGACATAGGATtgcaatataaaattaattaaactcGGACATTAAAATTATGTTTCTATACTTATGAAGCTTTAATCATCAAAATGAAAACTCAAATGATTGCATTACCTcacaaaatttgacattttaaagCAGAAATATTTTTTCCCACAGACCTGTTACCAAATTAAACTGTAGGAATAGACGATTTGGTCATACTAcatataaaatgttaaatatcacatgaatcaaatattttaacaattgcTGTCACAGAAAAATGTTTTAGTTATCTTCCAATAACCTGGGTGCGTTTGACCCTGttgaaataaagttttatatatcacATTCTATGCTTGTTGTGTGTTCTTCAAGCTGTACACATAATTCAATGAgtaattttttagaaataaaaattatccTATTAGATATTAACATCCACAACCCTCTTTGGGTTTACCACtgtcatttgttatttttatttgatcgGGAAATTCGTTATAAAGTTCTACTTCTGTTTCTTGCGCTAATGCATTCTTGGCTACAGTCTGGAAAGCTTGTTCTACGTTGATGGCTTCTTTTGCACTGGTTTCAAAGTATGGTATATCTCCTTTACTCTGACACCAACCCTGTGCTCTTTTTGCTGTAACCTAAATAGAAAATGCCAGAATTAGAATATTTTCATTACtattatgttgattttttaaatatcaggCATTGGATTTCTCAATGgaattattacaatttttttcatgttgaagccttttattgctgactatgctgaatgggatttgctcattgttgaaagctgtacagtgacctatagttccTTCCACCAACCCAATTGTTATgcaggtggatagttgtctcattggcaacatgTGACATCTCTTTACTTTTATCATAATTGTTGAATGGTATCAATGGCAATTTGAGAAAATATATGGACAAATAAATGAATAGTCCTCATTTTGCTAAAGTGATTTCAGAAAGTCTGAATGACTAAAAGTTATTTTCTTATACAGCTATACATGAATTACATATTTGTTCAAAAGAAGAGTAATTGTAGAAAACTATTAACAGACAAAATTCCCTCTTTATAAAATACTTTGcataaacaaacaatgtttttaggtaacacatattttatatttaacaatgtaAATAAACTACTCTGTTATAGTACTTATAGTGACATTTAAATGGTCAATTAAATTCAAGCTATAGTAATATCACACATAAAATCTATTTTTAAGCGATATATGGTTTAACTAAATTCTACTTTGCTTcctgcagaaaaaaaaacattaacaagaCTGATCCATATCATTTTCCAAAgtaataaccagatgctccgcagggtgcagctttatacaaccgcagaggttgtaccctgaacggttggggcaagtatggacacaacattcaagctggattcagctctaaatttggattgtgattaaatagttgacacagcataggtttctgacacagaatgaatgtggtctaatgaacttaaaatacttttttttccttggagcaattcactatgctgttgaatattaatcctctcaaaaaaatgtttgaagaaattttctttttatttatgaaatctgaaatgagaaaattttaacccctccccccccccccccccccattttttttcacatccccctttccctttttccaaaactgatctcaattcaaatttctaatggagtttgcaacaataactcctcatttaaatacatcataaatattaaaatgtaacaaaaggtgcttgttatcactgaatggtaaagattgttttaatttatcagttggtagtaaaagtgaatatacattgtatattgtataaaacaatgatttaagttgattcaactactattctggacaaagaaagagaactccaatcaattgaaaatttcttgctattgcacattatactgcaatcagctattttactatacagataaagctatacgtataaacgttagctttatacgtcaatgacctcaactcacctataagccctgcctacttacaacgtcacgtcacaaccatgacaacgtgtagtaacaatggtcaaacttttatgaatttaaacctgttatgtcttcaaattggtaatttatataccatgtttatcaaatgttattaattaaattcattttccctttctaattccttaaattgtcaatgcttaccgcctagacttcgctcatagggaaataccccaaaatggtaccccaagggggaaattcctaacacttttttttaataatatttgtttcatatttttattatttttttatttttttttatcgatttcagtataaaaacaatatacgtatagtgtcttgaaatatgaaatttatttgtattcggcacgaaacgggaaaatgctcggtagaacctcgcattttcccgtttctaagcctcatacaaataaatttcatatttcaagacactatacgtatattgtctaaatattgtgcaattagatatttcttgctattgcgcaatactgtgcaattgaaaatatttgctattgcacaatactgtgcaattgaagatttcttgctattgtgcaatactgtgcaattgaaaatttcttgctattgcacaatactgtgcaattgaagatttcttgctattgctgaatactgtgcaattgaaaatttcttgctattgcacaatacttaatataataattttggatcctgatttgaaccaacttgaaaactgggcccataatcaaaaatctaagtacatgtttagattcagcatatcaaaaaagctcaagaattcaatttttgttaaaatcaaacttagtttaattttggaccctttggactttaatgtagaccaatttgaaaacgggactaaaaattaagaatctacatacacagtaagatttggcatatcaaagaaccccaattattcaatttttgatgaaatcaaagtttaatttggacccgatttggaccaacttgaaaactgggccaataatcaaaaatctaagtacatttttagattcagcatatcaaagaaccccaaggattcaatttttgtcaaaatcaaactaattttaattttggaccctttggaccttaatgtagaccaatttgaaaatgggaccaaaaattaacaatctacatacacagttagattcggcatatcaaagaaccccaattattcaatttttgatgaaatcaaactaagttcaattttggaccctttgggtcccttgttcctaaactgttgggaccaaaactcccaaaatcaaaccaaaccttcctttagtggtcataaaccttgtgtttaaatttcatagatttctatttacttaaactaaagttatggtgcgaaaaccaagaataatgcttacttgggcccctttttggcccctaattcctaaactgctcagacctcaactcccaaaatcagtaccaaccttccttttgtggtcataaaccttgtgtttaaatttcattgatttctatttacttaaactaaagttattgtgcgaaaaccaagaataatgcttatttgggcccttttttggcccctaattcctaaactgttagaaccaaaactcccaaaatcaatcccaaccttccttttgtagtcataaaccttgtgtcaaaatttcaaagatttctatttacttaaacttaagttattgtgcgaaaaccaagaaaatgcttatttgggccctttttggcccctaattccttaaatgttgggatcaaaactcccaaaatcaatcccaaccttccttttgtggtcataaaccttgtgttaaaatttcatagatttctattcacttgtactaaagttagagtgcgaaaactaaaagtattcggacgacgatgacgacgacgacgacgacgacgacgccaacgtgatagcaatatacgaccaaaaaataataaaatttttgcggtcgtataaaaacaattaCTGTTTTGATTGTTGTGTATCCTATTAATTATTTTAGTTACATCTTCAAAAAGATACCATCAATGGTAACAGAGCATTTCCAAATTCAGTAAACATGATAAACTAACAGTCAAGACAGTTATTTTCAATCAATTCATGTAAGATGTATTTAGAAAATGTCTTGACAATTTTATGCAAATAGTTGTTTGATTAGCATGATGAGATGATGGCATTTAGAGAGCAAAATTGAATTTTAAGTTGACAGTTGTTCAGATAGCTGGTCAAATGTCTTATTGTCACCATTGAAATATTGCAACCTCACTAGACGTTATGCATTTAAGAATTTATTTTGAACATATAACAACATGGCTACAATTAAAAAGACATAAACATATCTTCCATTCAACTTTTTAATTCTCACCTATATTCCCTATTCATTATACTTACCGCTCTATTTTCtaaatcaattttatttcctataacCACAAATGGGAAATTTTCTGGGTCTCTCGGACTAGCTTGTATCAAAAATTCATCACGCCAACTGTCCAACTGTTTAAATGTATTTGGCACAGTAACATCAAACACTAATACACAGCAATCAGCTCCTCTGTAAAAAGCTACACCCAAACTCTGAAATCTTTCTTGCCCAGCTGTGTCCCATATCTGGAATACAAACAATTGGAAATAATCGTATTTAACATGTTAAACCGTAAAAAGTCTATCATTGTCATTGAAACCAAACTTTTCCAAGTTTATTGAGGTTGGTTTAACCTTTACTTTGGTTGGTGTAACTTTTACTTTCTGATCTATCCAGAAAACCATCCCATGCATTACAAATTATGGGTCATGTTTCCTACATGTAGCCTTTATAGACAGATAAAAGTACTAGTACTTCAAGCATAGTAAGTCTGAATTGCAATGTCAAAAGTTTACTGTTAGGGCTACTATACAAACCTGCATTGTAACTAATCTGTCATCTACCATAACTTCTTTTGTAAGAAAATCTGCCCCGATTGTGGCTTTGTACTGGTTACTGAACTTTTTATTTACATACTGGTTCATCAACGATGTTTTTCCAACACtgaaagataaaataataaagtATTACACACATTACACAGATGCTGTGTTTTTTCCTTAAAGCAGGATATACATCTATGACCGAACCAATGGACATTACATAGTAAGCAGCTAGTGTACTAAAGCATTTCAGGGGTCTTTGTACTGATGCAAATTATATGTTTGATCTAAATGTTTGATGGATATTTGTTAAACTTCATGTGGCAAATTAAATGAATATCTAGGCATGAACTTAATAATGTATTTATGAATTTTAACCCTGCTTTATACTAGAGAGACATGCTGAGCAGTATTTTTGACATGCTAGTTCACCAGTAAACATGTACAGTCTGCAGGAAATCATGTCAACCTTCCCATGACCAATCATTCTAACTCTCAACTTAACAATCTTTCCTGTTACTCCTTAAATGCCCTCAATGCAGTGTGATAAGGGAAGGAGAAGAagcaaatatcaattttaagTGTTGATTCAACCACAAAATCACTGAAGCAGTTACCGTAGACTAGTCATGGTTGttaagatttgaaaattttacatgaTCTGATCTATTCTCAAccagttttacaaaaaaacttGACTGTAACTTTGAGACATCACATACAGAAGCTTTAAGTTAAATTGTATATGCCTTTATGGCTTATAATATCAACCTTATCCCTACTATTTCAGCAACAACATATATAATGTGTTGACCCTACTATACCAAGTATAATCAGACCTGAAACTAGAAAAGCCACAAGTTACAACTATCAGACTGACTACGTTTATTGATCAAGGAAACACCAAAATCAATTTGTATTCCTATAATTATTGTCTCAACTGTTCTTCTTTGAATTCAAATTTAACAGACCAGATTGTTATTTAGTTTAAACTTatctatttatagtggattgggaaacaagttttgcaacatATATAAATCCCTTTCCACTGATTGTTATTTAGGGGgagaggtttaaaaaaaaaatttaaaacaagatacaTTAACCACAGATCTCtatcggcctagccaagatcagatgtgcattttgtgtttcacatgaagtcaaaaatgagtatcacctcagggaaaaactcttttgatattttggttcaaaaatggttgaaactagatatcattgagatgggagccatctctgtgggccccgctgtcaataacgtggggtaaataagttgtatggataatctgatatgaagcattatttgaagttattacatagtctcatgtgtgattttgatctaagattttaagttaaaactgataaatattctcatcttactttcatagtataatagtgatatgactgcatgatgtgaactcattgtttactactctaaggtgacttctggatatatggattgatgtttgaacaatatgtttaaaggtgctgcccaattgatatttgtcacatatttttagaattatgccttcaatatattatgacccaccaagtataaagtatgaaatattaatggttctcgagaggtagagcgtACACagtttgttaagaacaacgaacggatggacagaccgacagactgatcttagacctaggatgcatacattatgacacattctcttgtgttggttaatatatatgttaagttgaaaatgtttgtcaggtataaagtatgaaataataacagctgtcctctcaaaatataatgtggatcaaatttgttagcgatggacagaccaacagacagacagacctttgacctaggaagtggtacatacatcatgacacaccctctggtgttggttaaaatggatgtcaagtataatatttgaaatcataacggttctcaagatatagagcggacacaatcttcaccacaggacacagggttgtcaactgaaaccaaagtttttttgacgttgacctttgacctaggaagttgtacatacatcatgacacgccctctggtggtggttaaaatgtatgacacgtatatactttgaaatcataacaattatctagatatggagcggacacgatcttcaccacaggacacaggattgtcaactcgaaaccaaagtttttgaccttgacctttgacctaggaagttgtacatacatcatgacacaccctctggtggttgttaaaatggatgtcaagtataaactttgaaatcataatggttatctagatatggagcggacacgatcttcaccacaggacacggggttgtcaactgaaaccaaagtttttgaccttgacctttgacctaggaagttgtacatacaacatgacacaccctctggtgttggttaataatcatgttaagtattaagtatgaaatcataacggttctctagatatggagcggacacgaaagtgttacggacggacagacggacggacagactgatcactataggggacccgccgtcggcggggccctaattatgaaaaattgccatcgttAGGCTAATACTGGAAGcgtttatataattacatgcagtttttggaagaaatatttaatatttttattaaataaatggtgtttaaaaactgaataattttctttaatggttggcttcaagacatggtcaccagtgtcagatttttggtcaatgacaaagacaacaaaatatgtttagaattattgaatatcaaacattttaattgaaaaaaaaaaatgacaagaacatgtttaactcacagttatttcaaacaacagtagctttctttgatcattaatcttatctgataaaactgtatctaaaattatctataaataacaaaacttccaaaaaaaccctttcttttggtgtatagaacattaaaataacttgatgcatattcttacaataaacaatcaaacttagcaatttaatttatatgttttgtctacggacaagacattgtattcatatttaatgaactgcattattaaaacctaattttgatatagctgaaagtgttctcttgaagaaaaaaaaacatacattttatcaggtttatctatcaaatgatgcttaacttccaggaaaatggaaacaaatacattttgataatgtctacggacaagacattttattgatattcaattaaatgctttcaaagatgattgttaaagttaagattaaaagttactatttaaattttaagctgtgttttttgaattttggaaaatataaaaatgtacccataattctttacatatctcaataatttattgattaagccataatgaagacacattcttttaactgaaatccatatatctgactgtttataacaatcaaactattattaaaactcaattttgacatagttgaatgtgttctcttaaaaaattaacatacattttacctatcaaattaggctgaattcaaggaaattggatacaaatatattgtggtaatgtctacggacaagacaatttcagttaaaaaaaaaatctgttagaattaattgtgactatatttatgttgaaaatactgagttttaatttgaatagataactttcatcacctataaataagatttaagttccatagcagacaaataattgaatttaatacttgttatgtacaagtgtcttgtccgtagacacttcctcatctgctgttaatactgaaatgcaaaagataaagttagagagaCAGAAATACTTTTTCgttatttgatttagttaatcttttaaggtatgcagcaactggaataaacaatattgaagtaaaataaggtatgctttttatgactgataatctgacactttttaaaatccactcctgtaaagtaattttacaaaaattgagaacacttaaattaccatttatttattaaaaataagatatttctaagtttaaacaacacataggactaattaagacccataaaaccaagcaatattgataaaaagacatgtctacggacaagacatgtgtctacggacaagacattctgacatatttttgaattttttcctctattaatagatggtagaaaaaaatgtcagtagtgttttcatatctacaaaagaacaggaacttagcaatgcaaaattaatgttattatgcttccagtttactaaggaatgcatgtctacggacaagacattttttcactttatttgtatatccaactttgatggcatatatctccagctagggtactgcaattttgataaatgagataatttttgataatgtatatactagaagagaaaacaaaacacataatagcatacatttgatttatttttctcttttatcactacactgagcaagctaaaaacaaaagtacaaaatttcataacaagcgcatagtattcaactttttatcataactttgtaaccactgaagattttttgttgcaacaaccagtaaaa
Encoded here:
- the LOC143074998 gene encoding ras-related protein rab7, with the translated sequence MASRKKVLLKVIILGDSGVGKTSLMNQYVNKKFSNQYKATIGADFLTKEVMVDDRLVTMQIWDTAGQERFQSLGVAFYRGADCCVLVFDVTVPNTFKQLDSWRDEFLIQASPRDPENFPFVVIGNKIDLENRAVTAKRAQGWCQSKGDIPYFETSAKEAINVEQAFQTVAKNALAQETEVELYNEFPDQIKITNDSGKPKEGCGC